A genomic stretch from Acropora palmata chromosome 13, jaAcrPala1.3, whole genome shotgun sequence includes:
- the LOC141863669 gene encoding volume-regulated anion channel subunit LRRC8D-like isoform X2, whose product MDSEKLDFHTTKLLTTWWDLVDHYVLAVMLAVSVASVGLQVTQDRLICIPAVRCSDFARNDSVVRRWKEYRDVLDTCDQSESSIVLTKMSDRRQYDYIDNKCFKKLHWFSAYYSLIFLAETVILLAISNFWQKYPNSASALAHCENLLSEFIKGDILVSAGEETQQPQQRPQNQEEQQEQQQKEQKLLKRLKVFKKCYSDENTSSVTLQYRWRAFETLKSLMAFSLSKERSRREVERFTENRYKKGMRRNYRGQWRGEQGISGSRRQGGICSRDSGNQGTREVQGTRGRRMAKFKTTFPDQI is encoded by the exons ATGGATTCGGAAAAGCTAGATTTTCATACGACGAAATTGCTGACAACCTGGTGGGATCTCGTCGATCATTACGTCCTGGCGGTTATGCTTGCAGTTTCGGTGGCATCGGTTGGCTTACAGGTCACCCAAGATCGTCTGATATGCATTCCCGCTGTTAGATGCTCAGACTTCGCAAGGAATGACTCAGTTGTGCGCAGGTGGAAAGAATATCGCGATGTTTTAGACACTTGCGATCAATCTGAATCCTCAATAGTCCTGACAAAGATGTCTGACCGACGGCAATACGATTACATTGACAACAAATGCTTCAAAAAGTTGCATTGGTTTTCAGCGTATTATTCGTTAATTTTCCTTGCCGAGACCGTAATTTTGCTGGCCATTTCTAATTTCTGGCAGAAGTATCCAAATAGTGCAAGTGCTCTGGCTCACTGTGAAAATCTACTTTCAGAATTCATCAAAGGGGATATTTTAGTATCAGCAGGTGAAGAAACACAGCAACCCCAGCAACGGCCGCAAAACCaagaagaacaacaagaacagcagcaaaaagaacaaaaacttCTCAAACGATTAAAAGTATTTAAGAAATGTTACAGTGATGAGAATACCAGTTCCGTGACATTGCAATATAGATGGCGAG cttttgaaaCATTAAAGAGCTTGATGGCCTTCTCACTCAGCAAGGAAAGAAGTCGTCGGGAAGTTGAACGTTTTACTGAAAACAGATACAAAAAAGGAATGAGAAGAAACTACAGGGGACAATGGAGAGGGGAGCAGGGGATAAGTGGGAGCAGGAGACAAGGGGGTATCTGTTCAAGGGACAGTGGGAATCAAGGGACAAGGGAGGTTCAAGGAACAAGGGGAAGGAGAATGGCAAAATTCAAGACTACGTTTCCAGATCAAATTTGA
- the LOC141863669 gene encoding uncharacterized protein LOC141863669 isoform X1, translating into MDSEKLDFHTTKLLTTWWDLVDHYVLAVMLAVSVASVGLQVTQDRLICIPAVRCSDFARNDSVVRRWKEYRDVLDTCDQSESSIVLTKMSDRRQYDYIDNKCFKKLHWFSAYYSLIFLAETVILLAISNFWQKYPNSASALAHCENLLSEFIKGDILVSAGEETQQPQQRPQNQEEQQEQQQKEQKLLKRLKVFKKCYSDENTSSVTLQYRWRGGLGLIFTIAFLVINIGIYSCSAWSTQCQLDGHVTFATQHRFFQCTRSMETYFDIVSILLFVLLFSHLFFMSVSVGWSFTGQRRGPEFKISYRSQILLDYERDAAFLFHFINQSNSSFVITVIRDLCKKDQTAQPLEEPAAEQGNDRTPLTSMA; encoded by the coding sequence ATGGATTCGGAAAAGCTAGATTTTCATACGACGAAATTGCTGACAACCTGGTGGGATCTCGTCGATCATTACGTCCTGGCGGTTATGCTTGCAGTTTCGGTGGCATCGGTTGGCTTACAGGTCACCCAAGATCGTCTGATATGCATTCCCGCTGTTAGATGCTCAGACTTCGCAAGGAATGACTCAGTTGTGCGCAGGTGGAAAGAATATCGCGATGTTTTAGACACTTGCGATCAATCTGAATCCTCAATAGTCCTGACAAAGATGTCTGACCGACGGCAATACGATTACATTGACAACAAATGCTTCAAAAAGTTGCATTGGTTTTCAGCGTATTATTCGTTAATTTTCCTTGCCGAGACCGTAATTTTGCTGGCCATTTCTAATTTCTGGCAGAAGTATCCAAATAGTGCAAGTGCTCTGGCTCACTGTGAAAATCTACTTTCAGAATTCATCAAAGGGGATATTTTAGTATCAGCAGGTGAAGAAACACAGCAACCCCAGCAACGGCCGCAAAACCaagaagaacaacaagaacagcagcaaaaagaacaaaaacttCTCAAACGATTAAAAGTATTTAAGAAATGTTACAGTGATGAGAATACCAGTTCCGTGACATTGCAATATAGATGGCGAGGTGGGTTAGGTCTTATTTTTACAATTGCTTTCTTAGTCATCAACATAGGAATCTACTCCTGTAGTGCTTGGTCGACTCAGTGTCAACTAGATGGTCATGTTACCTTTGCCACACAGCACAGGTTTTTCCAATGCACCCGTTCCATGGAAACGTACTTTGATATAGtttcaattttactttttgttctCCTTTTTTCGCACTTGTTTTTTATGTCTGTTTCTGTTGGGTGGTCTTTTACTGGTCAACGCCGGGGGCCAGAATTTAAAATTAGCTATCGCTCGCAGATACTCCTTGATTACGAAAGAGATGcagcatttttgtttcattttataaaTCAATCGAATTCTAGTTTCGTGATAACTGTAATCAGGGACTTGTGTAAAAAAGACCAGACAGCGCAACCGTTGGAAGAACCAGCAGCAGAACAGGGAAATGATCGTACACCTCTAACCTCTATGGCGTAA